GCAACCATCAAATTTATGTCATTTTTCAACTGTAGTATACGTGTATGGTGGTTTCAGAATTGTCAACTGTACCCCATGGAAAATAGTTTTACTAACTAGAATACAGTGCTTATGcacaattctttttaattttagccttaCAGGTTCCACTCATGTATAAACTTGCTTACACCAGCACTTTTTCTCCCAACCTCTTCAGTGAGAAAATTCTACACATTTTTAATAGTTAGATTTTTTTGGTCACTGTCTACATTCCATCCTTGACTCCTCTGACCTCctaaatacttatattttattttattttattttatttttttgcttttcaaggaACATTTAATAACAAGGTAGGTAACATACTTGTCTAACATGGTACCTTTAGATCATGGAAGCTAAAGCAAAACATCCTGTTCATTGGGTGAAAACAGCCTGCTTAATGGTGTACACtgcagtgaaattaaaaaaaatactgtaattatAATTTCAGAACTTCAAAATTTGAGTGTCAGTGTTCTCTTTTTTGTATGGGAAAGgaaatgcttttgaaaatcatttgaagCTTGGACGAAAATTCCATGGCTATATTCTTAGGATCACTCTGTAGTCTTCATGATACAGATGACACAAGGGAAGCTTCAGTTCAACCTTTTAGAGAAGACATTCCAGCTCGCATGATCTCATCAACCAGGAGAATGTTGGTGGCAATCACAGTGCAGGAGTGAAGAAGCTGTTTCTTTACACAATGGTTATCCCATATGCCTACTTCAGCAGCTACCATTGGCTCACCTGTGTTCAAGTCCACACCTACAAGTTGACCTGATTCTGAATGTTCTGCTTGAACTTTAACTAGTGTTTCTTGAAGGTCAAAACCAGAATTCTGAGCAAGAACCTTGGGAATAATGAGCAATGCATCAGCAAATGCTTGCACTCCAAGCTGGGCCCTGCCCTTTACACTGGGCTTATATTTAATCAAGGCTTCTGCCATTGCCACTTCCACTGCACCAGCACCTGGAACTACACAGCCATCATCAATAGCATTTTTAACAGCCCTCAAGCCATCTCTTATTGCATCTTTGATTTGAGTGAGTGTGTGCTTATTTGGTCCTTTGACCAATAATGTGACAGAGCGAGGGTTGTTACATTTCTCAATAAAGGTGAATTTCTCTTCTCCCAATGTATATTCATAGACAAGTCCTGCATGTCCCAAACAATCAGGATTTAGGTCATCAAAAGAATTTAGAGCTACTCCACCACAAGCAAAAGTCAGCCTTTCCATATTTCTCCTTTTAGCCCTCTGCAGAGCTACTATGCCTTCTTTTGCAAGAGCATCTAAAGAAAAGGGGTCAATTCCCTTTTGATTAATAACCACGAATCCTTTATCTGAATCACCACAGactttctttttcagttctattatttttttaactctatcatcaatgaattttctttcagctt
This DNA window, taken from Neofelis nebulosa isolate mNeoNeb1 chromosome 4, mNeoNeb1.pri, whole genome shotgun sequence, encodes the following:
- the LOC131509884 gene encoding LOW QUALITY PROTEIN: T-complex protein 1 subunit zeta-like (The sequence of the model RefSeq protein was modified relative to this genomic sequence to represent the inferred CDS: deleted 1 base in 1 codon) codes for the protein MPGLLLFLWWLAMMAVKTLNPKVKVARAQVALVVNISVARGLQDVLRTNLGPKGTMKMLVSGAGDIKLTKDDNVLLHEMQIQHPTASLIAKVATAQDDITGDGTTSNVLIIGELLKQVDLYISEGLHPRIITEGFEAAKEKALQFLEQVKVSKEMDIETLIDVARASLRTKVHAELADVLTEAVVDSILAIKKQDEPIDLFMVEIMEMKHKSETDTSLIRGLVLDHGARHPDRKKRVEDGYILTCNVSLEYEKTEVNSGFFYKSAEEREKLVKAERKFIDDRVKKIIELKKKVCGDSDKGFVVINQKGIDPFSLDALAKEGIVALQRAKRRNMERLTFACGGVALNSFDDLNPDCLGHAGLVYEYTLGEEKFTFIEKCNNPRSVTLLVKGPNKHTLTQIKDAIRDGLRAVKNAIDDGCVVPGAGAVEVAMAEALIKYKPSVKGRAQLGVQAFADALLIIPKVLAQNSGFDLQETLVKVQAEHSESGQLVGVDLNTGEPMVAAEVGIWDNHCVKKQLLHSCTVIATNILLVDEIMRAGMSSLKG